A window of the Thalassophryne amazonica chromosome 11, fThaAma1.1, whole genome shotgun sequence genome harbors these coding sequences:
- the her5 gene encoding hairy-related 5, with amino-acid sequence MKSLSAPKSPKQRNTRRVSKPVMEKRRRDRINSSLETLRHLMLENTQDEKLKNPKVEKAAILESVVQFLKADREVQSCPQQRPTAGLQPDYQAGMTSCLTRVRHFISQNQNQNQDPEGPGGLQPALVHLPPPHPHHVASHSYVTLQRRTELHCHTRTSVSEPVWRPWPE; translated from the exons ATGAAGTCTTTGAGCGCACCGAAGTCTCCTAAACAAAGGAACACGAGGAGG GTTTCTAAACCTGTTATGGAGAAGCGCAGACGGGACCGGATCAACAGCAGTCTGGAGACTTTACGGCACCTGATGTTGGAGAACACTCAGGACGAG AAGCTGAAAAACCCCAAAGTGGAGAAAGCAGCGATCCTGGAGAGTGTGGTGCAGTTCCTCAAGGCGGACAGGGAGGTCCAGAGCTGCCCGCAGCAGAGACCGACAGCCGGCCTGCAGCCCGACTACCAGGCCGGGATGACGTCATGTCTGACCAGGGTCCGCCACTTCATCagtcagaaccagaaccagaaccaggATCCGGAGGGGCCCGGCGGTCTACAGCCGGCTCTGGTCCACCTTCCCCCCCCTCACCCCCATCACGTGGCGTCTCACTCTTACGTCACCCTGCAGAGGAGGACGGAGCTCCACTGCCACACCAGGACCTCCGTGTCCGAGCCGGTGTGGAGGCCTTGGCCTGAGTGA